The following coding sequences are from one Parafrankia irregularis window:
- a CDS encoding sensor histidine kinase: MADSGIMTSRLGVAVRAWSSGPFARDVLLAAALLAAGVLLNDPNAMVGGTLPGLFDDGRAGRIALWWVATAAAATGVALRGRWPVPMLALCAVGAATHLALVVPLMVPDLSVLILLYTVAARLDRMRSLAALTGLLLAATGASLAYALNAQAAGGLPDALQSVVAVPMAGGGPTAPVAPGSPEPIVMVRRSAWSTAWSGLPVIGSVLVAAWAVGAGARNRRAYLDELRARAHDLERERDQRAALAVADERGRISRELHDVVAHGLSVVVIQAQGAAAALDARPAETGAALDAIVRTGRDALADMRRVLAAVDQVDDPWHPQPGLAHLPALVARVRQAGTPVRLRIEGTAAALPAPVDLSAYRIVQEALTNTMKHASTGATADVVLRYENDEIFVDVRDDGHGTAVSADGTGGVGEIGRMREIGRPGDKTRAPGAPGGNGLPGMRERVRLLGGRLTAGPAPGGGFVVRAALPIAANTWPPRPIGKARAERWRET, encoded by the coding sequence ATGGCCGACAGCGGGATCATGACCAGCCGACTGGGCGTGGCAGTGCGCGCCTGGTCCAGCGGGCCGTTCGCACGTGACGTGCTGCTGGCGGCGGCGTTGCTCGCGGCCGGCGTCCTGCTCAACGACCCGAACGCGATGGTCGGTGGGACGCTGCCGGGTTTGTTCGATGACGGGCGGGCGGGACGGATCGCGCTCTGGTGGGTCGCCACGGCCGCGGCGGCTACCGGAGTCGCGCTGCGCGGGCGCTGGCCGGTCCCGATGCTCGCGCTCTGCGCGGTGGGGGCGGCGACGCATCTCGCGTTGGTCGTGCCGCTCATGGTTCCGGACCTCAGCGTGCTGATCCTGCTCTACACCGTCGCCGCCCGCCTCGACCGGATGCGCTCGCTCGCCGCGCTGACCGGACTGCTGCTGGCCGCCACCGGGGCCAGCCTTGCCTACGCCCTGAACGCGCAGGCCGCGGGCGGTCTGCCCGACGCGCTGCAGTCGGTGGTGGCGGTGCCGATGGCAGGCGGCGGCCCGACCGCGCCGGTCGCACCGGGGTCACCCGAACCGATCGTGATGGTGCGCCGTAGCGCCTGGTCGACCGCGTGGAGCGGGCTGCCGGTGATCGGCTCAGTGCTGGTCGCAGCCTGGGCGGTAGGGGCCGGTGCACGTAACCGTCGGGCGTACCTCGACGAATTGCGGGCGCGCGCTCATGACCTGGAGCGGGAGCGGGACCAGCGGGCGGCGCTCGCGGTGGCCGACGAACGCGGGCGGATCAGCCGGGAGCTGCACGACGTCGTCGCACACGGCCTGTCCGTGGTGGTCATCCAGGCCCAGGGGGCTGCCGCCGCGCTCGATGCCCGGCCCGCCGAGACCGGTGCCGCGCTCGACGCGATCGTCCGGACCGGTCGCGACGCGCTCGCCGACATGCGCCGCGTGCTCGCGGCCGTGGACCAGGTCGATGATCCCTGGCATCCACAGCCCGGTCTCGCTCACCTGCCGGCGCTGGTGGCCCGGGTACGCCAGGCCGGCACACCGGTGCGGCTGCGCATCGAGGGCACCGCGGCGGCACTGCCAGCCCCGGTGGATCTCTCGGCCTATCGCATCGTGCAGGAGGCGCTGACCAACACCATGAAACACGCGAGCACAGGCGCGACGGCCGACGTGGTCCTCCGTTACGAGAACGACGAGATCTTCGTCGACGTCCGCGACGACGGGCATGGCACGGCCGTCAGCGCAGACGGGACCGGCGGGGTAGGCGAGATCGGAAGAATGCGCGAGATCGGCAGGCCCGGCGACAAGACCCGCGCGCCCGGCGCGCCCGGCGGCAACGGACTGCCGGGCATGCGCGAACGGGTGCGGCTGCTCGGCGGGCGGCTCACCGCAGGGCCCGCGCCGGGCGGCGGCTTCGTCGTACGCGCGGCGCTGCCCATCGCCGCCAACACTTGGCCGCCGCGACCGATCGGCAAAGCACGGGCCGAAAGGTGGCGCGAGACATGA
- a CDS encoding alpha/beta fold hydrolase has translation MTAVALAAASLVGCSPAAGSSVAATESAGAGPVTIRWEPCRAYSDDVLRDRGISEDKLPAARALLNRLECGSVSVPLDYRSPNGRRITVAITRLPAVDQANRLGSLALNPGGPGGGGYLMPVEVSSLNDAAARLNARYDLIGFDPRGVGYSSKVQCALGSPGGASPAPTGQPGPETGQPGPETGPLTEAAARGVFEQEAAANGRCGRSDPDFLGELTTLNVARDLDLVRRGLGERRLNFLGVSWGTWLGMVYRSTFPDSVGRMFLDSVALPTFSVTAFEDGRADAIERNFARMAEWLAARNASYGFGMTKKQVRAAILALVQDYDAHPRRFTDLPQALDGAAIARLASQTSPDWARAGLALRELRDATGPTAPTTAREILAGAPRRMTPDAPEHFNITMNQAVFCNEDPSRLDFASAWAAYQQRVQRNPVTGRAGRFSAGCAGWPLPVQEFRPRRDDGSLVLAGHRYEQLSPFQWTTQTHAAVGGTVFTVNDDVHGSVLKDPDCAADLVGYFITGRIDRGCTGVRQPA, from the coding sequence ATGACGGCTGTCGCGCTGGCTGCGGCGTCCCTCGTCGGCTGCTCCCCGGCTGCCGGGTCCTCGGTGGCGGCGACCGAGAGCGCCGGCGCCGGCCCGGTGACGATCCGCTGGGAGCCCTGCCGCGCCTACTCGGACGACGTCCTGCGCGACCGCGGGATCTCCGAGGACAAGCTGCCGGCGGCCCGGGCCCTCCTCAACCGGCTGGAGTGCGGCTCGGTCAGCGTGCCGCTTGACTACCGGTCGCCGAACGGTCGGCGGATCACCGTGGCGATCACCCGGCTACCGGCTGTGGACCAGGCGAACCGGCTGGGCAGCCTGGCACTCAACCCGGGCGGACCGGGTGGCGGCGGGTACCTGATGCCGGTCGAGGTGAGCAGTCTGAACGACGCTGCCGCCCGGCTGAACGCTCGGTACGACCTGATCGGTTTCGACCCACGCGGCGTCGGCTACAGCTCCAAGGTCCAGTGCGCGCTCGGCAGTCCAGGCGGGGCTTCCCCCGCGCCGACCGGCCAGCCGGGGCCCGAGACCGGCCAGCCGGGGCCCGAGACCGGGCCGCTGACCGAGGCGGCGGCCCGCGGTGTCTTCGAGCAGGAGGCGGCGGCGAACGGCAGGTGCGGGCGCAGCGACCCGGACTTCCTCGGCGAGCTCACCACGCTCAATGTCGCCCGCGACCTCGACCTGGTGCGGCGCGGGCTGGGCGAGCGCAGGCTGAACTTTCTCGGTGTGTCCTGGGGTACCTGGCTCGGAATGGTGTACCGCAGCACCTTCCCGGACAGCGTCGGTCGGATGTTCCTGGACAGCGTGGCGCTCCCGACATTCAGCGTGACCGCCTTCGAGGACGGCCGGGCCGACGCGATCGAGCGGAACTTCGCCCGGATGGCCGAATGGCTGGCGGCGCGCAACGCCAGCTACGGCTTCGGGATGACGAAGAAGCAGGTGCGGGCCGCGATCCTTGCGCTCGTCCAAGACTACGACGCGCATCCGCGGCGGTTCACCGACCTGCCGCAGGCGCTCGACGGCGCGGCGATCGCGAGACTGGCTAGCCAGACCTCCCCGGACTGGGCACGCGCCGGCCTGGCCCTGCGGGAGCTGCGGGACGCCACCGGGCCGACCGCGCCGACCACCGCCCGCGAGATCCTCGCCGGCGCTCCGCGACGCATGACCCCGGACGCGCCGGAACATTTCAACATCACGATGAACCAGGCCGTCTTCTGCAACGAGGACCCGAGCAGGCTCGACTTCGCCTCCGCCTGGGCGGCCTACCAGCAACGGGTGCAGCGTAACCCGGTGACCGGCCGGGCCGGCCGATTCTCCGCCGGTTGCGCCGGCTGGCCGTTGCCGGTGCAGGAGTTCCGGCCGCGGCGCGACGACGGCTCACTCGTGCTGGCCGGACATCGCTATGAGCAGCTCTCTCCATTCCAGTGGACGACACAAACGCATGCGGCGGTTGGCGGCACGGTGTTCACCGTCAACGACGATGTACACGGGTCCGTCCTGAAGGATCCGGACTGCGCCGCAGACCTGGTGGGCTACTTCATCACCGGGCGCATTGACCGGGGCTGCACCGGGGTGCGCCAGCCAGCCTGA